Proteins from a single region of Apium graveolens cultivar Ventura chromosome 7, ASM990537v1, whole genome shotgun sequence:
- the LOC141671634 gene encoding BON1-associated protein 2-like: protein MGCPVVTMEVTIISAQGLRNRKSLFSSRRIRPFTSLSTNINGNKHYHVYRTQVDNHGGANPTWGDKFQLAVDKVTFEYSNIISSFVYLEVFTKGLVAGQSPLGWCQIPVTDIVNELYPKDGIRKMSYQLRNRDGSRGQGVINIEVKLTGLFHARFQRLERPVKCSGGLPQHDVPETVIGIPVTPSESRDFLSIINMHKLGVCQTQQRWYSV from the coding sequence ATGGGGTGCCCAGTTGTGACGATGGAGGTTACTATCATATCGGCTCAAGGCCTCAGAAATAGAAAGAGTCTGTTCTCCAGCCGCAGAATCAGACCATTTACCAGTCTCAGCACCAACATCAACGGTAACAAACACTATCATGTTTACAGAACTCAGGTAGATAATCACGGTGGTGCAAATCCTACCTGGGGCGACAAGTTTCAGCTGGCAGTCGATAAGGTCACGTTCGAATACAGTAACATAATATCGTCTTTTGTGTACCTAGAAGTTTTCACTAAAGGTCTAGTTGCAGGACAGTCTCCACTGGGCTGGTGCCAGATTCCGGTGACTGATATTGTGAATGAATTGTACCCTAAAGACGGTATTCGCAAGATGAGTTACCAGCTAAGAAACCGAGATGGTTCTAGGGGTCAAGGAGTTATCAATATTGAAGTCAAGTTGACAGGGTTGTTTCATGCAAGATTCCAGCGGCTTGAACGGCCGGTGAAATGCAGTGGGGGGTTGCCACAGCATGATGTGCCGGAGACCGTAATCGGTATTCCTGTAACTCCTAGTGAGAGTAGAGATTTTTTGTCCATAATTAACATGCATAAGCTGGGTGTATGTCAAACGCAACAAAGATGGTACTCAGTATAA